TTCTGAACATTGTTTTCCTGAAAGCCCCGATAGGCTTCCTGCAGGTTGGTTTCGAAAATTTCCAGGGTCTGGGCGACGTTCTGCTCATCCTCATCAGTCAGCACCTTGCGCCGATCCTTGTCCGAGGCCAGGTGAACGTAGTCCCGGACGATGGGGAGGACTTTCTTGAACTGGCTTAAAAAGCGATGGGCCCTGCGGATATCTTCGGGATCTTCCTCGAAATTCCTGAATATTTTCTCCGACAGATCGCATACGTTGGTCACCCGCAGCCGGATGCCGGGCGTGGGCACCGAAGATGCCCAGCGACGAAGTTCTTTAAGCTCCTGCCGGTGCAGATCGATCTGACGGGACAACTGGTCCAGGGTCGCGGCCCCGACGCCCATGATCTGTTGGACCTTGTTCTGGACCACACCGCCAAGCAGCATGTTGAGGCCCAGGTAAATCAAGGCGGTCAGGGTCAGGCAGAGCCACAAGGGCCATCCCAACACCACCAGGGTGGTTAGAAAGGCTCCCGCACCGGCGATGCCGGCCAATAATTCCGCTTTTCCCGAGTCCATGGTTGCAGCGATCCCGTCTAATTATACCCTTTGGCGCTTCTGAATGCCTTCTCCAGTCCGCCGGCCTTGCGCCCGTCGAAGACACGCCCCGAGGTGGCCTGGGCGATTTCTTTGAGCTGCTCGTCGCTGGCGTTGCCATACATGATACAGAAAACCGGCGGCAGGTCAAAGGGGGCTTGAAGCTGCCGCCAGAATTGCATCAGTTCACTGAAGCTGCCCTTGTTGGAATGTCCGTCGGTCATCAGGATCACCGAAGGCAGGTAGTCGTACAACCGATCGCCATAGGAGCCGAAAGTTTTCCAGGCCAGAGCCACCGGATTGTAGATGTTGGTTCCTCCACGCGTTTCCAGCGCCTGAATCGCCTGGATGGTGCGGTCCAAATCGGCAGGATCGTTGCCCTCGATGACCAGGGGCGCTTGCCACAGGAAACGATTGTCGAAGGGAATGACGATGGTGATGTCTTTCTGCCCGGTCTGGATAAGATACCTGGACGCCCGTCGGGTGTCGAAAAGGTTGGTCAGGGCAACCTTGAGATCCTGGAGCCCTTTGCCTTTCATGCTGCCGCTGCAATCGATAGCAAACGCCGTCATACTGGGTTTGCGAAATGCGGTCTGGTAAAGGGTCAGGGCATGGTAGGTGACCTTGGCATCCGGCCAGACGATGGGGCTGATGGTGCGCGCCAGATCGATGCCCCAGTCTGGATTGTAGATTGTTTTGGGGGCGCTGTCGGGGTTCATGCCGATCAACCCGGCCCTGAAACCCGTCCCCAGAATTTGCTTCTGGGATTTGTCGCTCAGCAGGCAGTCCCGCAGCCGCTTAAAGGCCTCCAGCTTGGCCTGGTTGTCTGGCCGTTCGGGTTTGTTGACAAATCCCAGGGTGCTGTCGGCCACGGCC
This window of the uncultured Desulfosarcina sp. genome carries:
- a CDS encoding 5-bromo-4-chloroindolyl phosphate hydrolysis family protein translates to MDSGKAELLAGIAGAGAFLTTLVVLGWPLWLCLTLTALIYLGLNMLLGGVVQNKVQQIMGVGAATLDQLSRQIDLHRQELKELRRWASSVPTPGIRLRVTNVCDLSEKIFRNFEEDPEDIRRAHRFLSQFKKVLPIVRDYVHLASDKDRRKVLTDEDEQNVAQTLEIFETNLQEAYRGFQENNVQKLRLATGTLKRMLEMDRSIHRSDRKSS
- a CDS encoding VWA domain-containing protein; protein product: MKTSKLFAILASIIVLFWFGCSDDSGSPSKPSNEGSVSGGAVTLQIMAGSESKLIEPIIQSCARKNNLRVKMHYSGSVDMMLALKNKNFAYDAVLPASSIWLRLGDQEFRRIKEEASIMRSPVGLGIKKSLARDLGWIDKDVNVQQILDAVQAGRIQFAMTSATQSNSGFSSYMGMLMALAGKPDVLTEQHLQQPGLQEKIKNLLGGVSRGSGSSGWLMHTFVDDYDRLDAMFNYESMIIEANRQLVAANKDPLYIVYPVDGLAVADSTLGFVNKPERPDNQAKLEAFKRLRDCLLSDKSQKQILGTGFRAGLIGMNPDSAPKTIYNPDWGIDLARTISPIVWPDAKVTYHALTLYQTAFRKPSMTAFAIDCSGSMKGKGLQDLKVALTNLFDTRRASRYLIQTGQKDITIVIPFDNRFLWQAPLVIEGNDPADLDRTIQAIQALETRGGTNIYNPVALAWKTFGSYGDRLYDYLPSVILMTDGHSNKGSFSELMQFWRQLQAPFDLPPVFCIMYGNASDEQLKEIAQATSGRVFDGRKAGGLEKAFRSAKGYN